CGTTGGTGGGCTTTCGGGCTGAGAGCTCGGCCACGACCTGGCTGCTCGGCATCGCCCGCCGGGTGTGTGCCGACGAGATCCGCCGCCGCGCGCGGCGTCGGCGACTGTGGGACCGGCTGGTCGAACAGCGTCCGACCATGCACACCGACGCCGAGGACGGCGCCGTCGATCTCGACACGTTGCTCGCGGGCCTCGCCCCCGACCGCCGTGCGGCGTTCGTCCTGACCCAGCTCCTCGGCCTCGGCTACGCCGATGCGGCCGAAGTGTGCGGCTGCCCGGTGGGGACGATCCGCTCGCGGGTCGCCCGTGCCCGCGCCGACCTGATCGACGTGTTGCGGCCGGCTGTGGCCCAGCCGGTGGAGCCGCCGCAGGAGGATCCGCCCGACGAACGCCGGTCCGCGAGGTAGCGCGGCAGTTCGGTCGGCGCGCCGACGGCGAAGCACGCCGGTTCGCGCACCAGCCCGCCGCCGGCCCCTGGCAGTGGGGCGTTGGTCGGCACGCCGCCGGCTGGCCCTCAGGTCGAGCGGTCGAGCAGGGCGAGCACCGCGTCGTGGAGCCGACCGTTGGTGGCCACCCCGTCGTGCTCGGTGACCGACTCGGCCCCCGACCAGGCGGTGAAGCGTCCACCTGCCTCGGCGAGGATCACCGGCATCGGCGCGATGTCATATGGCTCGGCCACCGGGTCGGCCATCACATCGATGCGCCCGGTCGCGACCAGCGCGAACCCGTAGCCGTCGCCCCACGTGCGGACTTGGAACCCGGCCTTGCGGACGCGGTCGAGCGCGCCGTCGGGCCAATACGACCCGAGACCGCTGCTCGAGAAGAACGCCCGCTCGTCGATCGTGTCGCGGTCGTTCACGTGGCACGGCGCGCCGTTGAGGAAGCACCCGAGACCACGCCCGGCGTACACCGTCTCGCCGAGGGCCGGCATGTTGATGACGCCGATGGCCGGGCCGTGCTCGTCGTCGAACGCCAGCAAGTTGCAGTACAGCGGTACGCCGTGCGTGAACGGTTTGGTGCCGTCGATGGGGTCGAGGGTCCACTTGCGACCGGTGGCGCCGGGTCTCTCGGCCTCTTCCTCACCGAGGATGCCGTCATCGGGAAAGCGGGCCTCCAGCTCGGAGCGGATCAATCGTTCCGCGCCACGGTCGGCTTCGGTCACCGGCGTGCCGTCGCCTTTGCGGTCGACGACGAGATCAGAGGACCGGAAGTAGCCGAGGGTGAGCTCACCCGCCTTGCGGGTCAGCGCGACTGCGAAGTCGAGCAACTCGGGGTCGGCCGGCGGTGCGGAATCGGGGGAGTACGCCATCACCGTCAGCTTGGCACGACCCGGCCTGCGTCACGATCGGGAGCACGCGACGCCCGGAGCCGTGCCGGCCGCCTGCCTCGGCACCCCGGCTTCGACGCGGGGTGCCGAGCATGGCGAACGGTTCAGCTGGCGAGGTTCTGGGCGACGAAGTCCCAGTTCACGAGCTTGTCGAGGAAGTTCTGGATGAAGTCGGGACGGGCGTTGCGCCAGTCGATGTAATACGCGTGCTCCCAGACGTCGATGGTGAGCAGCGCTTTCACGTCGTGCGCGACCGGGGTGTCGGCGTTGGCGGTCTTTTGGATCTTCAGGCCACCGTCGTCGACGAGCCATGCCCACCCGGAGCCGAACTGGGTCTTCGCCGCGTCGGAGAACTCCTTGGCGAAGTTGTCGTACGAGCCGAACGCCGAGTTGATCGCCTCGCCGACGTCCCCGCCCGGTGCGCCGCCGCCGGTGGGCGACATGCTGTTCCAGAAGAACGTGTGGTTCCAGACCTGCGCGGCGTT
This is a stretch of genomic DNA from Acidimicrobiales bacterium. It encodes these proteins:
- a CDS encoding sigma-70 family RNA polymerase sigma factor, with amino-acid sequence MDDLTRAAVAAAAGDRLALATFVRQGQVPVWRLAAHLVDRDSADDLTQETMLRAVPALVGFRAESSATTWLLGIARRVCADEIRRRARRRRLWDRLVEQRPTMHTDAEDGAVDLDTLLAGLAPDRRAAFVLTQLLGLGYADAAEVCGCPVGTIRSRVARARADLIDVLRPAVAQPVEPPQEDPPDERRSAR
- a CDS encoding inositol monophosphatase family protein; amino-acid sequence: MAYSPDSAPPADPELLDFAVALTRKAGELTLGYFRSSDLVVDRKGDGTPVTEADRGAERLIRSELEARFPDDGILGEEEAERPGATGRKWTLDPIDGTKPFTHGVPLYCNLLAFDDEHGPAIGVINMPALGETVYAGRGLGCFLNGAPCHVNDRDTIDERAFFSSSGLGSYWPDGALDRVRKAGFQVRTWGDGYGFALVATGRIDVMADPVAEPYDIAPMPVILAEAGGRFTAWSGAESVTEHDGVATNGRLHDAVLALLDRST
- a CDS encoding superoxide dismutase codes for the protein MAIEQPPLPYALDALAGAGMSKETLEYHYGKHHAAYVKNLNGLIDGTDKADASLEDIIKSSDGGVFNNAAQVWNHTFFWNSMSPTGGGAPGGDVGEAINSAFGSYDNFAKEFSDAAKTQFGSGWAWLVDDGGLKIQKTANADTPVAHDVKALLTIDVWEHAYYIDWRNARPDFIQNFLDKLVNWDFVAQNLAS